A genomic window from Streptomyces sp. 846.5 includes:
- a CDS encoding SpoIIE family protein phosphatase: protein MESQPQQEPQQWATVDPTEPRLAVAARAARAGAYEWDLATGDILWDDAACRMVGTAPDAFAGRAEAFFSALHPDDATRISAATAAVIERGGTYRNRYEVIHPDGSVRQLEERGEVLIGPDGRPDRVTGLLLDRTDEAGDPGRPLAPTPVVRPRTPWFRSALPWRGGSTPASSADSFLLTLSRALSRAASVAEVTRVMTDIARPALNADHLLIEADANNPEHPCVVVGAAATEAMRRAVQDEEPLFLEGAAVPPDDGGPAVVRSWAVLPLTGADDGRGACLFDFAGARTFDDGQRTLFTAVAGILAHALARARLFDREHQWAAELQRAMLPRGVPTVPGHATAVRYLPGTTGMAVGGDWYDVLTLPDGRVGLVIGDVQGHSVEASAVMGQLRIALRAYAAEGHSPGTVLARTGRLLADLDTDLFATCCYLSLDPATGAIEAARAGHPLPVRIAGSPGAALDTDDLRTAVELDLPGGPPLGVDPQAHYPATATALAPGETLLLYTDGLIECRGESIDTSLDRLLATVTDWTRDADADPDLDLDLNRLERLADHLVRPCQAQSPRADDVAVFLLQRRS, encoded by the coding sequence ATGGAGTCCCAGCCCCAGCAGGAGCCCCAGCAGTGGGCAACCGTCGACCCGACCGAACCCCGTCTCGCCGTTGCCGCCCGCGCTGCCCGCGCCGGCGCCTACGAGTGGGACCTGGCCACCGGTGACATCCTCTGGGACGACGCCGCCTGCCGGATGGTCGGCACGGCCCCCGACGCGTTCGCGGGCCGTGCCGAGGCGTTCTTCTCCGCCCTGCACCCCGACGACGCCACCCGGATATCCGCCGCCACCGCCGCGGTCATCGAACGCGGCGGCACCTACCGCAACCGCTACGAGGTCATCCACCCCGACGGCAGCGTCCGGCAGCTGGAGGAGCGCGGCGAGGTGCTGATCGGGCCGGACGGACGTCCGGACCGGGTCACCGGGCTGCTGCTGGACCGCACCGACGAGGCCGGCGACCCCGGCCGACCGCTCGCGCCCACCCCGGTGGTCCGACCGCGCACCCCCTGGTTCCGCAGCGCGCTGCCCTGGCGCGGCGGCAGCACCCCCGCGAGCTCCGCCGACTCCTTCCTGCTCACCCTCTCCCGGGCGCTGTCCAGGGCGGCCAGCGTCGCCGAGGTGACCCGGGTCATGACCGACATCGCCCGCCCCGCGCTGAACGCGGACCACCTGCTCATCGAGGCCGACGCGAACAACCCGGAGCACCCCTGCGTCGTCGTCGGCGCCGCGGCGACCGAGGCGATGCGCCGCGCGGTCCAGGACGAGGAGCCGCTCTTCCTGGAGGGCGCCGCCGTACCCCCCGACGACGGCGGGCCCGCCGTCGTCCGCTCCTGGGCAGTGCTCCCGCTCACCGGCGCCGACGACGGCCGCGGCGCCTGCCTGTTCGACTTCGCCGGCGCCAGGACCTTCGATGACGGGCAACGGACCCTGTTCACCGCCGTCGCCGGCATCCTCGCCCACGCGCTGGCCCGGGCCCGGCTCTTCGACCGCGAGCACCAGTGGGCGGCCGAGCTCCAGCGCGCCATGCTGCCCCGCGGAGTCCCGACCGTCCCCGGCCACGCCACCGCCGTGCGCTACCTGCCCGGCACCACCGGGATGGCCGTGGGCGGCGACTGGTACGACGTGCTGACGCTGCCGGACGGCCGGGTGGGCCTGGTCATCGGCGACGTCCAGGGCCACAGCGTGGAGGCCTCCGCCGTGATGGGCCAGCTGCGGATCGCGCTGCGCGCCTACGCCGCCGAGGGCCACTCCCCCGGCACGGTCCTGGCCCGCACCGGACGGCTCCTCGCCGACCTGGACACCGACCTCTTCGCCACCTGCTGCTACCTCTCGCTGGACCCGGCCACCGGCGCGATCGAGGCGGCCAGGGCCGGCCACCCGCTCCCGGTCCGGATAGCCGGCAGCCCCGGCGCCGCCCTCGACACCGACGACCTCCGCACGGCCGTCGAGCTGGACCTGCCCGGCGGCCCGCCGCTCGGCGTGGACCCGCAGGCGCACTACCCCGCGACGGCCACCGCCCTGGCCCCCGGCGAGACCCTGCTGCTCTACACCGACGGCCTGATCGAGTGCCGGGGCGAGTCCATCGACACCTCGCTGGACCGCCTGCTGGCCACCGTCACCGACTGGACCCGCGACGCCGACGCCGATCCGGACCTGGACCTGGACCTGAACCGGCTGGAGCGCCTCGCCGACCACCTGGTCCGGCCTTGCCAGGCACAGAGCCCGCGCGCGGACGACGTCGCCGTCTTCCTGCTGCAGCGACGTTCATAA
- a CDS encoding L,D-transpeptidase, protein MQVDSIAPAAGATVGVAMPISIVFTKPVAVTARKAIEQHLSVSTSTPVSGAWHWFSDRRVDWRPQSFWKTGTAVTVKADFTGVPDGNGDFGTHAYTHSFTIGADVETTISVTGHSMQVTNAGAVVRKMSIDAGSAGFPSWDGTMAVIDKSKNVHMTSCSAGITCNKSSPDFYDENLPWDVHLTFSGTYVHYSGADPNPGHSFGSHGCVHLSLADATWFYDYSKQGDPITITGSPRGKADGDNGYADYDLTWPQWLATSATGATTTKTA, encoded by the coding sequence ATGCAGGTGGACTCGATCGCCCCGGCCGCCGGCGCCACCGTCGGGGTGGCCATGCCGATCTCGATCGTCTTCACCAAGCCCGTCGCCGTCACCGCCCGCAAAGCGATCGAGCAGCACCTCAGCGTCTCAACGTCCACCCCGGTCAGCGGCGCCTGGCACTGGTTCAGCGACCGCCGGGTCGACTGGCGGCCGCAGAGCTTCTGGAAGACCGGCACCGCCGTCACCGTGAAGGCCGACTTCACAGGAGTACCCGACGGCAACGGCGACTTCGGCACCCATGCCTACACCCACAGCTTCACCATCGGCGCCGACGTCGAGACCACCATCTCCGTGACCGGCCACTCCATGCAGGTCACCAACGCCGGTGCGGTCGTCCGGAAGATGTCCATCGACGCCGGCAGCGCCGGCTTCCCGTCCTGGGACGGCACCATGGCGGTCATCGACAAGTCCAAGAACGTCCACATGACCTCCTGCAGCGCCGGAATCACCTGCAACAAGAGCAGCCCCGACTTCTACGACGAGAACCTCCCCTGGGACGTCCACCTCACCTTCTCCGGCACCTACGTCCACTACTCCGGCGCCGACCCCAACCCCGGCCACAGCTTCGGCTCCCACGGCTGCGTCCACCTCTCCCTGGCGGACGCCACCTGGTTCTACGACTACTCCAAGCAGGGCGACCCCATCACCATCACCGGCTCCCCCCGCGGCAAGGCCGACGGCGACAACGGCTACGCCGACTACGACCTCACCTGGCCCCAATGGCTCGCCACGAGCGCAACAGGCGCCACAACCACCAAGACGGCCTGA
- a CDS encoding SAM-dependent methyltransferase: MGEQQLLPDGVQRTAVGVARVRAAESRREDRLFTDPYAKAFVRAATGSRSNAEYVAPRDRSAGGAALAARIVLRTRFFDDYLLQATAAGCRQVVLLAAGLDSRAFRLAWPEGTRVFELDLPPVIAFKERVLREEGAVPACERSVLAADLRGDWPQALKSAEFDPAAPTAWLLEGLLVYLEAEQADTVLSTVTELSAAGSRLSLTEGRTPARPIPGIGSDERLRALADLWKGGLGEPAADWLARHGWQVTLHGKDELESAYDRPVPDAYSEGFLVAERGRPGTPG, translated from the coding sequence ATGGGGGAACAACAGTTGCTGCCCGACGGGGTGCAGCGCACCGCCGTCGGAGTGGCCAGGGTACGGGCGGCCGAGAGTCGGCGGGAGGACCGGCTGTTCACGGATCCGTACGCGAAGGCGTTCGTCCGCGCCGCGACCGGGTCGCGGTCGAATGCGGAGTACGTGGCGCCGAGGGATCGCAGCGCGGGCGGGGCCGCGCTGGCCGCGCGGATCGTGCTGCGGACCAGGTTCTTCGACGACTACCTGCTGCAAGCCACCGCGGCGGGCTGCCGTCAGGTGGTGCTGCTGGCAGCGGGGCTGGACAGCCGGGCGTTCCGGCTGGCCTGGCCCGAGGGGACCCGGGTGTTCGAGCTGGACCTGCCGCCCGTGATCGCCTTCAAGGAGCGGGTGCTGCGCGAGGAGGGCGCCGTACCGGCCTGCGAACGCTCGGTGCTGGCCGCCGACCTGCGCGGAGACTGGCCCCAGGCGCTCAAGAGCGCCGAGTTCGACCCGGCGGCGCCGACCGCCTGGCTGCTCGAGGGGCTGCTGGTCTATCTGGAGGCCGAGCAGGCCGACACCGTGCTCTCCACCGTGACCGAACTCTCCGCCGCAGGCAGCCGGCTCTCGCTGACCGAGGGCCGCACCCCGGCGCGGCCGATCCCCGGCATCGGCTCCGACGAGCGCCTCCGGGCCCTGGCCGACCTCTGGAAGGGCGGCCTCGGCGAACCCGCGGCCGACTGGCTCGCCCGCCATGGCTGGCAGGTGACCCTCCACGGCAAGGACGAACTGGAGTCGGCCTACGACCGTCCCGTACCGGACGCCTACAGCGAGGGATTCCTGGTCGCCGAGCGCGGCCGTCCCGGGACACCGGGCTGA
- a CDS encoding VOC family protein produces the protein MLDHVSIQCADIKAGTAFYDTVLATLGGSRLMDFGEVVGYGCGTGSSAIPDFWVGAQATGDGFRESHIAFSAPDRTSVTAFFDAAVAAGAEVLHEPRLWPEYHENYFGAFVRDPDGNNVEAVCHRPE, from the coding sequence ATGCTCGATCACGTCTCGATCCAATGTGCCGACATCAAGGCCGGCACCGCGTTCTACGACACCGTGCTGGCGACGCTGGGCGGCTCCCGGTTGATGGACTTCGGGGAGGTCGTCGGCTACGGCTGCGGCACCGGCAGCAGTGCGATCCCGGACTTCTGGGTGGGGGCCCAGGCCACCGGCGACGGCTTCCGCGAGTCGCACATCGCCTTCAGCGCCCCCGACCGCACGTCGGTCACGGCATTCTTCGACGCCGCCGTCGCGGCCGGCGCCGAGGTGCTGCACGAGCCCAGGCTGTGGCCGGAGTACCACGAGAACTACTTCGGGGCCTTCGTCCGCGACCCTGACGGGAACAACGTGGAGGCCGTCTGTCATCGCCCGGAATGA
- a CDS encoding helix-turn-helix domain-containing protein, which produces MLDIAVIEDAAAAASSLDPIRSRLLAELAEPASATMLAARVGLARQKVNYHLRELELHGLVELVEERRKGNVTERMLQATAASYVISPQALTVMRPDPDRSPDHLSGRWLLALAARMVREVGELLTGASRAGRPLATFAIDTEVRFANAADRAAFAEELSGAVTALVGKYHDESAPGGRSHRFVVAVHPSADNPSTKEA; this is translated from the coding sequence ATGCTTGATATAGCCGTGATCGAGGACGCCGCGGCAGCAGCGTCCTCGCTCGATCCGATCAGAAGCCGTCTGCTGGCTGAGCTCGCCGAGCCGGCCTCGGCGACGATGCTGGCCGCCCGGGTCGGACTGGCCCGGCAGAAGGTCAACTACCATCTGCGCGAGCTGGAGTTGCACGGGCTGGTGGAGCTGGTCGAGGAACGCCGCAAGGGGAACGTCACCGAGCGGATGCTGCAGGCGACGGCCGCCTCGTATGTCATCTCGCCCCAGGCGCTGACCGTGATGCGCCCTGATCCCGACCGCTCCCCCGACCACCTCTCCGGACGATGGCTGCTGGCGCTGGCCGCACGGATGGTGCGCGAGGTGGGCGAGTTGCTCACCGGTGCCTCCCGGGCCGGGAGGCCGCTGGCGACCTTCGCCATCGACACCGAGGTGCGCTTCGCCAACGCCGCCGACCGGGCCGCCTTCGCCGAGGAGCTCTCCGGCGCGGTCACCGCACTGGTCGGCAAGTACCACGACGAGAGCGCTCCGGGCGGACGCAGCCACCGGTTCGTGGTCGCCGTCCATCCGAGCGCCGACAACCCGTCCACGAAAGAGGCCTGA
- a CDS encoding SRPBCC domain-containing protein translates to MGHDYVIRHQAEAPAEPEQVWEAIASGPGMDSWFMGNNEVEPGPGGLIRTHTRRGPLDSTVTRWNPPRLLEHRTATAPDGRFLAYEFLVEGRDGGSTVLRLATSGFLPGDDWEGEFEAMGDGIRLFFRTLVEYLTHFAGRTARPLTLFGGPDLQWSGTRARLLQEFGLRAPVRPGALTSAASPNFPAHTGTLYHAEPAALAVRTDEGLFRFLCLFPENGVMLAHHLFNPAVDLDRTTAEWRSWLDTVNDRTISRESS, encoded by the coding sequence ATGGGTCATGACTATGTGATCCGGCATCAGGCCGAGGCCCCGGCCGAACCGGAGCAGGTCTGGGAGGCAATCGCCTCGGGCCCCGGCATGGACTCCTGGTTCATGGGGAACAACGAGGTCGAACCCGGACCCGGCGGGCTGATCCGCACCCACACCAGGCGAGGCCCGCTCGACTCGACGGTGACCCGCTGGAACCCGCCGCGGCTGCTGGAGCACCGCACCGCGACCGCGCCCGACGGCCGTTTCCTCGCCTATGAGTTCCTGGTCGAGGGGCGGGACGGCGGCAGCACCGTACTGCGACTGGCGACCAGCGGATTCCTCCCCGGCGACGACTGGGAGGGTGAGTTCGAGGCGATGGGCGATGGCATCAGACTGTTCTTCCGCACCCTGGTCGAGTACCTCACCCACTTCGCGGGCCGCACCGCCCGCCCGCTCACCCTCTTCGGCGGCCCGGACCTGCAGTGGTCCGGGACCCGGGCGCGGCTCCTCCAGGAGTTCGGCCTTCGTGCCCCGGTTCGCCCGGGTGCTCTGACATCTGCGGCTTCCCCGAACTTCCCGGCCCACACCGGAACCCTCTACCACGCCGAGCCCGCCGCGCTGGCGGTGCGCACCGACGAGGGCCTGTTCCGCTTCCTGTGCCTGTTCCCCGAGAACGGCGTCATGCTGGCGCACCACCTGTTCAACCCCGCCGTCGACCTGGACCGGACCACCGCCGAGTGGCGCTCCTGGCTCGACACCGTCAACGATCGAACCATCTCCAGGGAGTCGTCATGA
- a CDS encoding alpha/beta hydrolase — MTSTDKTTTTAITAAATTSKDGTVIAYERTGIGPAVILFDGALCYRESGPARPLAAALAGQFTVYTYDRRGRGESGNTLPYAVDREVEDLAAVLEAAGGTAHLYGISSGAALALEAANVLSGFVSLSLYEFPTAVDSNGPVRPADYIPTMDALIAADERGATLKMFMRTVGVPAPVLLVMQLLPVWSKLKRVAHTLPYDMRVLGDTGSGRPLPTDRWTSATLPTLVMDGGRSPQSMRDGMRQLAGVLPDSDYRTLPGQTHMLKPDAVAPVLTEFFQSHQR; from the coding sequence ATGACCTCCACCGACAAGACCACCACCACCGCCATCACCGCCGCCGCCACCACCTCCAAGGACGGCACCGTCATCGCCTACGAGCGGACCGGCATCGGCCCGGCCGTGATCCTGTTCGACGGCGCTCTCTGCTACCGCGAGTCGGGACCGGCCCGTCCGCTGGCCGCCGCGCTCGCCGGGCAGTTCACCGTCTACACCTACGACCGGCGCGGCCGGGGCGAGAGCGGCAACACCCTCCCCTACGCGGTCGACCGCGAGGTCGAGGATCTCGCCGCCGTGCTGGAGGCGGCCGGGGGCACTGCCCATCTCTACGGGATCTCCTCCGGCGCGGCCCTGGCACTGGAGGCGGCGAACGTCCTGTCCGGCTTCGTCTCGCTGTCGCTCTACGAGTTCCCGACGGCCGTGGACAGCAACGGACCGGTGCGTCCGGCCGACTACATCCCGACCATGGACGCCCTGATCGCGGCGGACGAGCGCGGTGCCACCCTGAAGATGTTCATGCGCACCGTCGGCGTACCGGCGCCCGTCCTGCTGGTGATGCAACTGCTGCCGGTGTGGTCGAAGTTGAAGCGGGTCGCGCACACCCTGCCGTACGACATGAGGGTGCTCGGCGACACCGGCTCGGGCCGTCCGCTGCCGACCGACCGCTGGACCTCGGCGACGCTGCCGACGCTGGTCATGGACGGCGGCAGGAGCCCGCAGTCGATGCGCGACGGGATGCGCCAACTGGCCGGCGTCCTACCGGACTCCGACTACCGCACGCTGCCGGGGCAGACACACATGCTCAAGCCGGACGCGGTCGCGCCGGTGCTGACGGAGTTCTTCCAATCGCACCAGCGCTGA
- a CDS encoding MFS transporter: MVGDAPHYKWIALSNTTLGMLMVMINQSIVLIALPNIFDGIKLNPLDPHNTSYLLWMMMGFMVVTAVLVVSFGRLGDMFGRVRMYNMGFLLFTVCSILLSLTWGSGSQAALWLIGWRIVQGIGGALIFANSTAIITDAFPVNQRGTALGINVIAGIAGGFIGLILGGVLGPVGWRWIFLVSVPVGIFGTVWAYLKLKDTGTRQPATIDWWGNLTFAVGLISILVGITYGIQPYGGSTTGWGNPWVISALVGGVIVMLLFAWIETRVEDPLFRLSLFRIRAFTAGNLASLLTALGRGGLQFILIIWLQGIWLPLHGYSFQDTPLWAGIYMIPMTVGLLVAAPISGILSDRFGSRIFTVAGALLNALSFGLLMVLPVNFPYWAFAAILVLNGLGAGLFASPNRAQIMNAIPGRQRGVGAGMTATFQNAAMVLSIGIFFSLIVIGLSQNLPSAMYSGLTAQGVPSASAQSISQLPPLAVLFAAFLGYNPMQQLLGPVLHQIPADKASYLTGRSFFPHLVTGPFQDGLSVAFWFALAACLIAAVASAVTGGVKPVRAGAPAEHELPSPVGDEPVSADDVVDSLSTGTGGGTVGGTSAGTGGDS, encoded by the coding sequence ATGGTCGGCGATGCCCCGCACTACAAGTGGATCGCACTCTCCAACACCACCCTCGGCATGCTGATGGTGATGATCAACCAGTCGATCGTGCTGATCGCCCTGCCCAACATCTTCGACGGCATCAAGCTGAACCCCCTGGACCCCCACAACACCAGTTACCTGCTCTGGATGATGATGGGCTTCATGGTGGTCACCGCGGTGCTGGTGGTCTCCTTCGGCCGCCTCGGCGACATGTTCGGCCGGGTCCGCATGTACAACATGGGCTTCCTGCTGTTCACCGTCTGCTCCATCCTGCTCTCCCTCACCTGGGGCAGTGGGAGCCAGGCGGCGCTGTGGCTGATCGGCTGGCGCATCGTCCAGGGCATCGGCGGCGCGCTGATCTTCGCCAACTCCACCGCGATCATCACCGACGCGTTCCCGGTCAACCAGCGCGGCACGGCGCTCGGCATCAATGTCATCGCCGGTATCGCCGGCGGCTTCATCGGCCTGATCCTCGGCGGCGTGCTGGGACCGGTCGGCTGGCGCTGGATCTTCCTGGTCTCGGTCCCGGTCGGGATCTTCGGCACCGTCTGGGCCTACCTCAAGCTCAAGGACACCGGCACCAGGCAGCCGGCCACCATCGACTGGTGGGGCAACCTCACCTTCGCCGTCGGCCTGATCTCCATCCTGGTCGGCATCACCTACGGCATCCAGCCCTACGGCGGCAGCACCACCGGATGGGGCAACCCCTGGGTGATCAGCGCGCTGGTCGGCGGCGTGATCGTGATGCTGCTGTTCGCCTGGATCGAGACCCGGGTCGAGGACCCGCTGTTCCGGCTCTCGCTGTTCAGGATCCGCGCGTTCACCGCCGGCAACCTGGCCAGCCTGCTGACCGCGCTGGGACGGGGCGGGCTGCAGTTCATCCTGATCATCTGGCTCCAGGGCATCTGGCTCCCGCTGCACGGCTACAGCTTCCAGGACACCCCGCTGTGGGCCGGTATCTACATGATCCCCATGACGGTGGGTCTGCTGGTCGCCGCGCCCATCTCCGGCATCCTCTCCGACCGCTTCGGCTCGCGGATCTTCACCGTCGCCGGGGCGCTGCTCAACGCGCTCAGCTTCGGGCTGCTGATGGTGCTCCCGGTGAACTTCCCGTACTGGGCCTTCGCCGCGATCCTGGTGCTGAACGGGCTCGGGGCCGGGCTGTTCGCGTCCCCGAACCGCGCGCAGATCATGAACGCGATCCCGGGCCGTCAGCGCGGCGTGGGCGCGGGCATGACGGCGACCTTCCAGAACGCGGCGATGGTGCTGTCGATCGGCATCTTCTTCAGCCTGATCGTGATCGGCCTGTCGCAGAACCTGCCCTCCGCGATGTACAGCGGGCTGACCGCGCAGGGGGTCCCGAGCGCCTCGGCGCAGTCGATCTCGCAACTGCCGCCGCTGGCCGTGTTGTTCGCGGCGTTCCTGGGCTACAACCCGATGCAGCAGCTGCTCGGCCCGGTGCTGCACCAGATCCCGGCGGACAAGGCGAGCTACCTCACCGGCCGCAGCTTCTTCCCGCACCTGGTCACCGGGCCGTTCCAGGACGGGCTCAGCGTCGCGTTCTGGTTCGCCCTGGCCGCCTGTCTGATCGCGGCCGTGGCGTCGGCGGTCACCGGCGGCGTCAAGCCGGTCAGGGCCGGCGCGCCGGCCGAGCACGAACTGCCCTCCCCGGTCGGCGACGAGCCGGTCTCCGCGGACGATGTGGTCGACTCGCTGAGCACCGGCACCGGCGGCGGTACCGTCGGAGGTACCAGTGCGGGTACGGGCGGCGACAGCTGA
- a CDS encoding YciI family protein yields MKYMLLMQFSQVSAGFPSMDQWTQDEIAAHIAFMRDADQEIAARGKLIDAQGLGSPDQARIVRAGANGGAAVITDGPYPETKEFLAGYWIVDCPTADAAYDLAAYLSTAPGPGGRPLNMPIHVQPVLDSAPLNEG; encoded by the coding sequence ATGAAGTACATGCTGTTGATGCAGTTCAGCCAGGTCTCCGCCGGCTTCCCGTCCATGGACCAGTGGACGCAGGACGAGATCGCCGCGCACATCGCGTTCATGCGGGACGCGGACCAGGAGATCGCCGCCCGGGGCAAGCTGATCGACGCTCAGGGCCTCGGCTCCCCCGACCAGGCCAGGATCGTCCGGGCCGGAGCGAACGGCGGCGCGGCGGTGATCACCGACGGCCCCTACCCGGAGACCAAGGAGTTCCTGGCCGGGTACTGGATCGTCGACTGCCCCACCGCCGACGCCGCCTACGACCTCGCCGCCTACCTCTCCACCGCCCCCGGCCCGGGCGGACGCCCGCTGAACATGCCGATCCACGTCCAGCCGGTGCTGGATTCGGCGCCTCTCAATGAGGGCTGA
- a CDS encoding transglycosylase family protein — protein MNPSNGRHRRPQPPTTAGATLAKAAGATAVGAALPVLVAAPGHAASSSVWDKVAACESGGDWQINTGNGYYGGLQFSASTWAAYGGEHYASTANRATEAEQITVAQRVLQGQGPGAWPVCSVRAGLTRSNGAQASAAAAKTAKPAAKTAAVKQPAAKKPAATKSSAKTQEHTVRSGETLSGIAESLHLTGGWQALYAANRSVVGSDPNLILPGERLTWTGSATAAKPAAEVTFATSVVHHTSTPVASGFVAPISAHYVISEGYGVPGPWAAGHHTGVDLAVPVGTTVQAVGAGTVVKAEWGGAYGRMVVVRHADGRYSLYAHLSQIDVHVGETVSAGTELGLSGATGNVTGPHLHFEVDTTEQYGSDINPISWLASHGVQLG, from the coding sequence ATGAACCCCTCGAACGGACGTCACCGCAGACCGCAACCGCCCACCACTGCCGGCGCCACCCTGGCCAAGGCCGCCGGCGCGACCGCCGTCGGCGCCGCGCTCCCGGTGCTCGTGGCCGCACCCGGCCATGCCGCCTCGTCCTCGGTCTGGGACAAGGTGGCCGCCTGCGAGTCGGGTGGCGACTGGCAGATCAACACCGGCAACGGCTACTACGGCGGGCTGCAGTTCTCCGCCTCCACCTGGGCGGCCTACGGCGGCGAGCACTACGCGAGCACTGCGAACCGGGCGACGGAGGCCGAGCAGATCACCGTGGCCCAGCGGGTGCTGCAGGGCCAGGGGCCGGGGGCCTGGCCGGTCTGCTCGGTCCGCGCGGGACTGACCCGCAGCAACGGCGCCCAGGCGTCGGCGGCCGCGGCGAAGACGGCGAAACCCGCGGCGAAGACGGCCGCAGTGAAACAGCCGGCGGCAAAGAAGCCCGCCGCGACCAAGTCGTCCGCCAAGACCCAGGAGCACACGGTCCGCAGTGGCGAGACCCTGTCCGGCATCGCCGAGAGCCTGCACCTCACCGGTGGCTGGCAGGCCCTCTACGCCGCCAACCGCTCCGTCGTCGGCAGCGACCCGAACCTCATCCTTCCGGGCGAACGCCTCACCTGGACGGGCTCCGCCACGGCCGCCAAGCCCGCAGCCGAGGTCACCTTCGCCACCAGCGTCGTCCACCACACCTCGACCCCCGTGGCCAGCGGCTTCGTCGCACCGATCAGCGCCCACTACGTGATCTCCGAGGGCTACGGCGTCCCCGGACCCTGGGCGGCCGGCCACCACACCGGCGTGGACCTCGCCGTCCCGGTCGGCACCACGGTCCAGGCGGTCGGCGCGGGCACCGTGGTGAAGGCGGAATGGGGCGGCGCCTACGGGAGGATGGTCGTGGTGCGACACGCCGACGGCCGCTACAGCCTCTACGCCCACCTCTCGCAGATCGACGTCCACGTCGGGGAGACCGTCTCCGCCGGCACCGAGCTCGGACTCTCCGGCGCCACCGGCAATGTGACGGGCCCGCACCTCCACTTCGAGGTCGACACCACCGAGCAGTACGGCTCCGACATCAACCCGATCAGCTGGCTCGCCTCCCACGGAGTCCAGCTGGGCTGA